A genomic segment from Nicotiana tabacum cultivar K326 chromosome 9, ASM71507v2, whole genome shotgun sequence encodes:
- the LOC107809508 gene encoding protein RGF1 INDUCIBLE TRANSCRIPTION FACTOR 1-like, translating into MGIQKPAWLEAICTEKFFAPCQIHESAKKNEKNICCLDCCISICPHCVMAHRFHRLVQIRRYVYHDVVRLEDLEKLIDCSNVQAYTINSAKVIFIKKRTQNRQFKGSGNYCTSCDRSLQEPFVHCSLGCKVDFVLKHYKDISPFLRRCTALQLSPDFFIPQDMADDDTAHSTIVDSDEPWGSSISGSSSGSENMMMMSTTTFPCTEFVRKKRSGLYVCGRTVVNSNYKNISSDEDMATSMSRRKGIPHRSPLC; encoded by the exons ATG GGAATTCAGAAGCCAGCATGGTTGGAAGCTATCTGCACAGAGAAATTCTTTGCCCCATGCCAAATTCACGAGAGTGCAAAGAAGAACGAGAAGAATATTTGTTGTTTGGATTGCTGTATAAGTATTTGCCCTCATTGTGTGATGGCTCATCGTTTCCACAGATTAGTTCAAATTCGACGTTATGTTTATCATGATGTTGTTCGACTTGAAGACTTGGAGAAGCTCATAGATTGCTCAAATGTccag GCATACACAATAAACAGTGCTAAGGTGATTTTCATCAAGAAAAGAACTCAAAATAGGCAATTCAAAGGATCTGGTAATTATTGTACTTCTTGTGATAGAAGCCTTCAAGAACCCTTTGTCCATTGCTCTCTAGGGTGCAAg GTGGATTTTGTGCTAAAACACTACAAGGACATCTCTCCATTCCTAAGAAGATGCACAGCTTTACAACTTAGCCCAGATTTCTTTATCCCTCAAGACATGGCCGACGACGACACGGCCCATTCGACGATCGTGGACAGCGACGAGCCTTGGGGCTCGTCGATATCCGGCTCGTCGTCGGGATCGGAGAACATGATGATGATGAGTACTACAACTTTCCCATGCACTGAGTTTGTGAGGAAGAAGAGAAGTGGATTATATGTATGTGGAAGAACAGTAGTTAATAGTAATTATAAGAACATAAGTAGTGATGAGGATATGGCTACTAGTATGAGTAGAAGAAAAGGCATTCCTCATAGGTCTCCGTTATGTTAG